The Curtobacterium sp. MCSS17_015 genomic sequence CCGAGTTCGACGCCCCCGAGGGCCCGGCCCCCACCGACCTCGTCATCACCGACATCGTCGAGGGCGACGGCGAGGTCGCCGAGGCCGGCTCGACCGTCAAGGTGCACTACGCCGGCGTCGAGTACGAGTCCGGCGAGGAGTTCGACAGCTCCTGGGGCCGCGGCGAGCCGATCGACTTCCCCCTCGCGGCACTCGTCCGCGGCTGGCAGGAGGGCATCCCCGGCATGAAGGTCGGCGGTCGCCGCAAGCTCGTCGTCCCGCCGGAGCTCGCCTACGGCCCGGCCGGTGGCGGACACTTCCTCTCCGGCAAGACGCTCATCTTCGTCATCGACCTGCTCGGGGTCCGCTGATGGCGGGCGTCCCGGAGGTCCCGACCCTCGAGCTGAACGACGGGCACCGGATCCCGGCGCTCGGTCTCGGCACGTACTCGCTCGACGGGGACGACGGGGTCGCGGCGGTCGGCGCAGCGATCACGAGCGGGTACCGCCTGCTCGACACCGCGCTGAACTACGGCAACGAGGACGCGGTGGGCCGCGCGGTCCGCGAGTCCGACGTGCCGCGCGACGAGTTCGTCGTGACGTCGAAGCTGCCGGGACGCCACCACGGCTACGACGAGGCGCACCGGTCCGTGGACGAGACCCTGGCGAACCTGGGGCTCGACCACCTCGACCTGTACCTCATCCACTGGCCGAACCCCTCGGTCGGGAAGTTCGTCGAGACCTGGAAGGCGTTCGTCGACCTCCGCGACAGCGGCAAGGTGCGCTCGATCGGCGTCTCGAACTTCACGCCGGAGCACCTCGACCGCATCCTCGACGCCACCGGGGTCGCCCCCGCGGTGAACCAGGTCGAGCTGCACCCGTACTTCCCGCAGGCCGGGCTCCGCGCCGTGCACGAGCGTCTCGGCATCGCGACCGAGAGCTGGAGCCCGCTGGCGAAGCAGTCGGAGCTCCTCACCGAGGAGCCCGTCACCGCCGCCGCCACGGCACACGGGGTGTCGGCCGGCCAGGTCGTGCTCCGCTGGCACGTCCAGCTCGGCGCCGTCCCGGTCCCGAAGTCGGGCGACCCGGACCGCCAGCGCGAGAACCTCGACGTGTTCGGCTTCACGCTGACCGACGACGAGGTCCGGGCCATCTCGGCGCTCGAGCGCGGTCGGCTCTGGGACGGCGACCCGGACACGCACGAGGAGATGTAGACGCCGCACACGCGTCGAACCCGACCGGGGCAGGGGGATACCATTGGTACCCCTGTCCCGAAGGGTTGCGAGTGTCCGAAGCGCGTGTGTCCGAACCGACCGAGATCGACCGCGAGCGCGGGTACGTCGACGGGCTGTTCCGCCGTCTCGACGAGCTGACCGCCGACGCCGAACAGCGCCTCGTCGAGACCCGTCGCCAGGCCGTCGGGGGCAACCACCAGAGCCGCACCGAGCGTGACGCCTTCGCCAGGCTGTACGAGGACACCGTCGCCACGCTCCGACAGGTGGGCGACCGCCTGGTGTTCGGGCGACTCGAGGTCCAGGACCCGCCCGCCGACGAGGACACGTTCCGGTACATCGGCCGGGTCGGCCTGCGGGACGCCGATCACCGTCCGCTGCTCCTCGACTGGCGCGTGCCCGGGGCCAGTGCCTTCTACCAGGCGACGGCGGCTCACCCGATGGGCATGCGTGCCCGTCGCCACCTGACGCTCGAGGGCCGGTCGGTCGTCGGCGTCGAGGACGAGGTGTTCGACGCCTCGCTGTACGACGACGAGCGGACGCACCTGCAGGGCGAAGGAGCCCTGCTCGCGGCCGTCACCGCCGAGCGCACCGGCCGGATGACCGACATCGTCGCGACGATCCAGGGTGAGCAGGACCGCATCATCCGGTCGCCGCTCGAGGGCGTCCTCATCGTGCAGGGTGGTCCCGGCACCGGCAAGACCGCCGTCGCCCTGCACCGGGCGGCGTACCTGCTCTACTCGTACCGCGAGCGGCTGCGCGGGTCCGGCGTGCTCGTCGTGGGACCGTCGCCGGCGTTCCTCACCTACATCGAGCAGGTGCTCCCGTCCCTCGGTGAGACCGGCGTCGTGATGGCGTCCCTCGGTTCGCTGTACCCGGGGCTGCACACCACGGTCCACGACCGCCGTGACGTCGCCGCCGTGAAGGGCTCCGCCGAGATGGCCGACCTGCTCCGTCGAGCCGTCCGTTCGCGTCAGGTCGTCCCGACCGAGACCGTGACGCTCGACGTCGAGGGCGAGCGACTGGTCGTCCCGCCGCAGCTCGTCGCCGAGGCGATGCGTCGGGCGCAGGACCGCGGGAAGCCGCACAACGTCGCTCGGGTCACCTTCAACAAGACCGCGCTCGACGCGATGACGCGTCTCCTGGCCGAGCAGCTGCGGCAGCGTGGGACGACGGTCGACGAGGCCGACGAGAAGGTCCTGCGCGAGGACATCCGGAGCTCGCACGATGCCCGCGTCCTGCTCAACACCGCATGGCTGCCGCTGCCCGCCGAGAAGCTCCTCGAGGACCTGTACGCCCGGCCGAACTGGCTCGAGTCCCTGACGCCGAACTGGACCCCCGAGCGTCGGGCACTGCTCCGCCGTGCGCGCGGCTCCGGGTTCACGGTGGAGGACGTCCCGCTCCTCGATGAGGCCGCCGAGCTGCTCGGCGTGTTCGACCCGACCGGTGGTGCGGCGAAGCGGCAGGCGAAGGCGAGCCGGAACCGGGACATCGAGAACGCCCGGCAGGCCATCGAGAACATGGGTGTCGAGGGGATCGTCAGCGCCGAGCAGGTCGCCGGGGCGTTCGCCGAGGGCGGGGACCCCCGCTCCACGGCCGAGCGCGCCGCCGAGGACCGCGAATGGACCTACGGGCACATCGTCGTCGACGAGGCGCAGGAGCTTTCGCCGATGCAGTGGCGGATCCTCGCCCGGCGCAACCCGCTCCGGTCCTTCACCATCGTCGGGGACATGGCGCAGGGGTCGTCGCCCGGTGCCGCCCGGACCTGGGACGACGTGCGCGGGGCGCTGGCCCGTCGTCGTCGTGGTCGTGCTCCGCAGGTGCCGCTCGACTCGCGGGTCGAGGAGCTCACCGTCAACTACCGCACGCCGCGCTCCATCGTCGAGGCCGCCGGTGCCTTCGCCGAGTCGGCGGGCCTCACCGTGACCGCGAACGAGGCGGTGCGCGACGGCGACCCGGTCGAGGAGCTGACGGTCGCCCGTGCGGACCTCCTCGACGCGGTCGCCGAGCGCGTCGACGCCGAGCGGGACCTGATCGGGTCGGGGACGATCGGCGTCATCGTGCCGGAGGCCGACGTCACCGCCGTCCGGGAGCGCCTCGCCCGGACCGACGCCGACGTCCGTGGTCTGGGTTCGCCGCGCCCGGGGTCGGTGACCGTGCTCACCGGCGCGGACGCGAAGGGGCTGGAGTTCGACGGCGTCCTGCTCGTCGACCCGGACCGGGTCGGGTCCGACGCGGCCCGGGCGGCGGCAGCGGTCTACGTCGCGATGACGCGTCCGACGCGGCGGTTGACGGTCCTGACGGTCGCCTGAACCTGCCTCCGACCAAGGGCAGCGGTCCCCGAACCGCTCTGGCCGCCCTCGCTCAGCGAACAGCGAGCAGCGAGCGGTGCGCAGCCGTCGGCGCGGCGGCTGCCCGTCCGGGCGGACGGGAGGCCCGGCGCTCGCCCGTCAGCCCGGCTCGCCCTGGTCGCGCACGCGCTCCACGAGCGTCGCCCACGGGCCGTCGAGCCGCCGCCCGGGGATCGTCACCGTCGTCCGGGCCACGCTCACCGTCCAGACGAAGTCGTCCCGGACACCGTCGTCGTCCGCCGGCCCGGCGACGTCGCGGGGGAGTGCCCCCACGAGCGCGTCCCACCGGTCCTGGTCGGGTCGGGAGTCGGTGTCGACCCGCCAGCTCCGCGTCGTCCCGGCGAACCCACCGCTGCGGCGCACGACGATCTGCATGCTGCGGAACCTACGCCGTCAGCACGCGGTCGGTCCAGCCGTCGGGCCGCGGGTCAGGGCCGCACCCCGACGCTCCGCCACGCCTCGGCCACCGCGGTGTGCTCGCGGGAGCGGCCACCGAACCGGTCGGCGGCCACCCGCACGGTGACGGCCGCGAACCCCGCGAAGTCGATCGACGCGCCGACCTCGGCGGACGTCAGCGCGTCCCACCACACGGCACCGGCCCCGGTCCAGGTCGGACCGCCGATCGCCGTCGCCGCCAGGAAGAACGCGTGGTTCGGGATGCCGGAGTTGAGGTGCACCCCGCCCTGGTCCTCGGTCGTGTCGACGTAGTCCGCCATCGTCGCCGGCTGGGGGTCCTTCCCGAGCACCGGGTCGTCGTACGCCGTGCCGGGCGCCCGCATCGAGCGGAGGGCCACCCCCTGCACGGCGTCGGTGAAGAGGCCGGCGCCGATGAGCCAGGTCGCCTGCTCCGCCGTCTGCCCGGCCGCGTACTGGGCCACGAGCGACCCGAACACGTCGCTCATCGACTCGTTGAGCGCGCCCGACTGCCCCTGGTAGACGAGGTCGGCGGTGTACTGGGTGACACCGTGTGCGAGCTCGTGCCCGATCACGTCGAGGGCGATCGTGAAGCGCCGGAAGACCTCGCCGTCCCCGTCACCGAACACCATCCGTCGACCGTCCCAGTAGGCGTTGTCGTACTGCTGTCCGTAGTGCACGGTGGCGTCGAGGGGGAGTCCGGCGCCGTCGATCGACGCACGGCCGAACACGTCGAGCCAGAACGCGTGCGTGGCGCCGAGCCCGGCGTACGCTTCGTCGACGGCCGGGTCGCCGGTGTCGCCCTCGCCCTCGAGCCGGACCGCCCTGCCCGGCAGGGTGGTGGTGCCGGCAGCGTCCGAGACCGTCCGCTGCGGCGACGTGTCCGTCCGACCGACGGTCCGGGCAGCCCGGAGGCCGGTCGCCTGCTTCGGCTCCTGGACGAGGTCGATCGTGGCGAGCGCCGTGCGTGCGGCCGAGGTGGCCCGTGGGAAGCGGTCCTCCGGCGCGTCGGCGACGGCACGGAGCAGGTACGGCGGGACGACGGAGCGCCGGGTGCGGCTGGTCATGGCGACATGCAACCACCGGCGGCCGACAGCGCGACCGGGCTGTCGTCAGTCCCGCTTGCGGTTGGCGACCAGGGCGAGCGCGTACGACTCCCACCACTCGCCGGCGGCCGGACCGCCGTTGCAGCTGCCGTCGCTCAGTCCGGGCGTCTTCACCCAGAGCAGTGCGTCGAGCCGCGTCGTGCCGCGGGTGACGTGCGGCGTCTGCCCGAGGCCGGCGCCGTCGGGGTTGCACCAGTCACCGCGCCAGCCCTGCCCGTTCCGCGAGACGTCGATGACGAAGTGCGGGTCACCGCCGATCGTGTCGGCCAGCTCGTCGGCGTAGGCACGCTCCTGGTCGACGCGGTAGAAGTTCGACACGTTCGTGGCGAAGCCCTGCACCCGGTCGACGCCCGCGCGCCGCAGCCAGTCGGCCATCGTCGGCACCGGTACGCGGTTCTCGTTGCCGCCGTCGAGGTACACCGTCAGCCCGTGGCCGCTCAGGGCGCCGACGGCCTCCCGGAGGAGCGGCAGCCGGGTGTCGCGCAGGCGCGCGCAGACGGCGATCTGCGCGATCGAGTCGGGCTCGACGAGGACGACCGCCTGCGAGCCCGCGAGCGCCCGCACGACCGCCCGGACCCACGGCAGGTAGGCGTCGGCCGTCGTGCCGCCGCGGGACCAGTGTCCGCAGTCGCGGTCCGGGATCGCGTACAGCACGAACACCGGCGTCTTCTGCTGTGTCCGGGCGGCGGCGAGGACGCGCTCCACGGTGGCGACCGTCTCCGGTACCGAGGGGTCGGTGAGCCAGGTCGCGATGGGTTGGTCGGCGATCACGGCCAGCCGCTCCGCCGTGGCCACCTGTCCCGCCTCGCGCGCGGCCGTCACGTGCCAGCGCGGCTGGTTGGCGCTGGAGGGCTGGTGCGCGAGCCCGCCGGGCCAGGCCTCGGCGACGCTCTTGCGGTGCACGACCTGCCGGTCCCCGGTCCGGGGCAGGACCACGGTCACCGCGACGACCACCGCGACGACGAGCGCGGCCACGACCCCGATCCACACCCACTGTCTCGCGGTCGACGCCCGTTGCGCTCCCGGCATCGGCCGATCCTCCCTGTCGCGCGCCGCCCCCGATCGACGCCGCTGCTGTCGGCCATGTTCCCATCCGATCGGCACCGGATGCCAGGGCACTGCCCAGCACCCGGCCAGCAGCGGTGCCGCAGACTGACGTGATGCTGCGGAAACTGCTCCTCCTCGCCCTGACGGCGGGCTACGCCTGGGTGATCTGGCGCATGACGCTGACGCCGCACGTCTTCACCGAGGCCGAGAACTCCCTCGTCCTGCACGCGGTCGCCTGGGTCCAGCAGCTGCCGCACGGCGCGTGGTTCACCTACGACCGGACGGAGTTCCTCGCGAACGTCGCGATGTTCGTGCCGGTCGGGCTGATCGCCGCGCTGTGGCTGCCCCGACGCTGGTGGATCCTCGGCGCGGTCGTCGCCGTCGGGTTGTCGGTCGGGATCGAGTTCGCGCAGGCCGTGTACCTGCCCTACCGGGTCGCCGACCCCCGCGACGTGCTGTCGAACGGCATGGGCGGCCTGCTCGGTGCGACGTTCGTCGGGTTCGTCCGGAGCCTGCTGCCCGAGCGGCGTCGGCGTCGACCCCTGCGTGCCCGGACCGCCTGAGCCCGCCGGCTCGTCCTGGCCTGCTCCCGCTCTGGTATGCTCGTTCGGTTGCCGTCGAACGGCCGCGGATCAAGAGCGCTCACACAGCAGGTGTGGGCACCGCGCAACGGACACGCTCTCACGCAGAGCAGGAAAGGGGATCCTCCATGGCACTTGACGCGAAGATCAAGCAGGAGATCATCGAAGAGTACGCGACCCACCCGGGCGACACCGGATCCCCCGAGGTCCAGGTCGCCGTTCTGACGCGTCGTATCAACGACCTGAACGAGCACCTCAAGGAGCACAAGCACGACCACCACTCGCGTCGTGGCCTGCTGCTCATGGTCGGTCAGCGTCGCCGTCTCCTCGGTTACCTCTCCGACGTCGACATCGCCCGCTACCGCGCGCTCATCGAGCGCCTCGGCCTGCGCCGCTAGTCATCGTCAGGGTGCTGCCTCGTCGCAGCCCTGCTGGTCCGGAGCCCCGGTCCTCCTCGTGAGGGTCGGGGCTCCGTCGTTCCCGGAGTTCCGTCGTCCAGGGTGCCCGGTCGCCGACCAGTGCCCCGTTCCGCCACGTGCCCGCACGAGCACCGCGGGAATGCCGACGGGTCCGGCCCGGTTCCGTGTACTGTTCATGCAAACGCATTGAAAGTCGGGAGCTCCCATGACCACCATCGCCGTCGTCTCCGCCGGTCTCTCCGAGCCCAGCTCGACCCGCCTCCTCGCCGACCGCCTCGCGGCCGCCGCCGTCGCCGCGCTCGAGGGCGAGCCGGGAGGCCCGGTCCAGGTCCGCAACGTCGACCTCCGCCCGCTCGCGCACGAGATCACCGACGCGATGCTGACCCGCTTCTCCGCACCGGCACTCGCGGCCGCGACGGCAACGGTCGTCGAGGCGGACGCGGTCGTGTTCGTCACGCCGGTCTTCACGGCAGGCATGAGCGGCCTGGCGAAGTCCTTCCTCGACGTGCTGGACAAGGACGCCCTCACCGACATGCCGGTGCTGCTCGGCGCGACCGGCGGGACCGCACGGCACTCGCTCGCCCTCGAGCACGGCATCCGGCCGGTGTTCGCCTACCTCCGCGCCGCCGTCGTCCCCACCGCGGTCTTCGCGGCCACGGACGACTGGGGGAGCGACGACGCGGGCGCGCTCGACGCACGGATCCGGCGGGGTGGGGCCGACCTCGCCTGGGCGGTCCGGGCCTCCCGGCGGCAGCCGCAGTCGGCGGACACGCTGCCGGCGGTCACCGACTTCGCGTCGCTGCTCGGCGGCCTGCGGAACTAGGCCGCCGGGATCGACCCGCCCGAGCTGCAGGCCGCTGGGGCCCGCACGGTCAGTACCAGTGCGGGTCGACGCTCATCTCGTGGTCCCACGCACCGCACGGTGACCCGTAGCGGTCCTGGATGTACGCCAGGCCCCAGTCGATCTGCGTCTCGGCGTTCGTCCGCCAGTCCGCGCCCGCGGCGGCGAGCTTCGACGCCGGCAGGGCCTGCGGGATCCCGTACGCACCGCTCGAGGAGTTGAGCGCGTTCGCCCGCCAGCCGGACTCCTGCGTCCACAGCGAGACGAGACAGCCGAACTGGTCGTCCCCCCACCCGTGGCTGCCGAGGGCACTGTGCGCGTAGGCCTGCGCGGCCGCCGGGTCGACCGTGACACCGTCGGTGCTCGGGTAGGCGTTGTCCGACGACGTCGCAGCCCCCGATGCCGACCGTGCCGCAGCCTCGGCGGCGGCCCGTGCCGCGGCTGCCTGCGCCGCCGCCTGTGCCGCGACCGCCTGCCCGACCTCGTAGCGGCGCTGGGTCTCGGCGGTGGAGTCCTCGAGCTCGGCGAGCTGCGCGTACAGCTCGTCGCTGTGCGACCGGGTCCGGGCCACGGCCGCGTCCGCCCGGCGCTTCGCCGCGCGCGCGGTCGACGCCGTCGTCTCCGCCGCGGCCGCGAGGGACGCACGCTCGTGTTCGGCCCGCGCCGCCTGGTCGTGCAGTGCGGATGCGGTCCCGGCGGCGACCTCGGCCTCGTCCATCACCCCGTCCCACGTCGTCGACAGCTGGTCGAGCGCGCCGAGCTGGTAGAGCAGCTGCTCGGGGTCGTCGGCCGTCGCGATCCGCGTCGTCATCTGGTCGGTCGAGCCGTCCCGGTACAGGTCGGCGGCCAGCTGCCCGGCCCGGGTGCGGGCGCGCTCGGCGGTCGCGGACGCTTCGTCGGCCTGGGCCTGGAGGCCCGTCGCGGTCCGCGTGGCCTCGGTCAGGTCCGCCTCGGCCGCAGCGGCGTCGGCTGCGGCCTCGAGGGCGGCCTGCGACGTCTCGGCCGCGTCGGCCTGGACCGCGCGCAGCGCCGCGCGCACCTTCGTCACCTCGGCCTGCTTCGCCTGTTCGTCGCCCTTCGCCCGCTCGACGTCCTGCCACGTCGGGTACTCGGTCGCCGAGGACGGCGCCGCGGTCACGGCGGGGACCAGGAGGGCGCCGACCAGCACGCCCGCGACGAGGAGGGCACGACGGGCCCCCGTCCGCCGAGGGACGTCGCCCGGTGCTGCGACCCGTGGTCCGGCGTTCCGTCGTGCTGCTTCCCCGCGCATGGGTGCAGGCTACCGAGGACACGCCCGTTCGCCGTCAGCGCCGCCGCTGGTCCACCGCAGAATGCTAAGGTCGGCTCGTCTGGGGACCGTTCCCCGAGACGACACACAACACCGCACGCAGACCG encodes the following:
- a CDS encoding FKBP-type peptidyl-prolyl cis-trans isomerase; its protein translation is MTDLNSKPEFDAPEGPAPTDLVITDIVEGDGEVAEAGSTVKVHYAGVEYESGEEFDSSWGRGEPIDFPLAALVRGWQEGIPGMKVGGRRKLVVPPELAYGPAGGGHFLSGKTLIFVIDLLGVR
- the rpsO gene encoding 30S ribosomal protein S15 gives rise to the protein MALDAKIKQEIIEEYATHPGDTGSPEVQVAVLTRRINDLNEHLKEHKHDHHSRRGLLLMVGQRRRLLGYLSDVDIARYRALIERLGLRR
- a CDS encoding VanZ family protein: MLRKLLLLALTAGYAWVIWRMTLTPHVFTEAENSLVLHAVAWVQQLPHGAWFTYDRTEFLANVAMFVPVGLIAALWLPRRWWILGAVVAVGLSVGIEFAQAVYLPYRVADPRDVLSNGMGGLLGATFVGFVRSLLPERRRRRPLRARTA
- a CDS encoding lytic transglycosylase domain-containing protein translates to MRGEAARRNAGPRVAAPGDVPRRTGARRALLVAGVLVGALLVPAVTAAPSSATEYPTWQDVERAKGDEQAKQAEVTKVRAALRAVQADAAETSQAALEAAADAAAAEADLTEATRTATGLQAQADEASATAERARTRAGQLAADLYRDGSTDQMTTRIATADDPEQLLYQLGALDQLSTTWDGVMDEAEVAAGTASALHDQAARAEHERASLAAAAETTASTARAAKRRADAAVARTRSHSDELYAQLAELEDSTAETQRRYEVGQAVAAQAAAQAAAARAAAEAAARSASGAATSSDNAYPSTDGVTVDPAAAQAYAHSALGSHGWGDDQFGCLVSLWTQESGWRANALNSSSGAYGIPQALPASKLAAAGADWRTNAETQIDWGLAYIQDRYGSPCGAWDHEMSVDPHWY
- a CDS encoding M4 family metallopeptidase, which produces MTSRTRRSVVPPYLLRAVADAPEDRFPRATSAARTALATIDLVQEPKQATGLRAARTVGRTDTSPQRTVSDAAGTTTLPGRAVRLEGEGDTGDPAVDEAYAGLGATHAFWLDVFGRASIDGAGLPLDATVHYGQQYDNAYWDGRRMVFGDGDGEVFRRFTIALDVIGHELAHGVTQYTADLVYQGQSGALNESMSDVFGSLVAQYAAGQTAEQATWLIGAGLFTDAVQGVALRSMRAPGTAYDDPVLGKDPQPATMADYVDTTEDQGGVHLNSGIPNHAFFLAATAIGGPTWTGAGAVWWDALTSAEVGASIDFAGFAAVTVRVAADRFGGRSREHTAVAEAWRSVGVRP
- a CDS encoding CE1759 family FMN reductase, coding for MTTIAVVSAGLSEPSSTRLLADRLAAAAVAALEGEPGGPVQVRNVDLRPLAHEITDAMLTRFSAPALAAATATVVEADAVVFVTPVFTAGMSGLAKSFLDVLDKDALTDMPVLLGATGGTARHSLALEHGIRPVFAYLRAAVVPTAVFAATDDWGSDDAGALDARIRRGGADLAWAVRASRRQPQSADTLPAVTDFASLLGGLRN
- a CDS encoding ATP-binding domain-containing protein, which gives rise to MSEARVSEPTEIDRERGYVDGLFRRLDELTADAEQRLVETRRQAVGGNHQSRTERDAFARLYEDTVATLRQVGDRLVFGRLEVQDPPADEDTFRYIGRVGLRDADHRPLLLDWRVPGASAFYQATAAHPMGMRARRHLTLEGRSVVGVEDEVFDASLYDDERTHLQGEGALLAAVTAERTGRMTDIVATIQGEQDRIIRSPLEGVLIVQGGPGTGKTAVALHRAAYLLYSYRERLRGSGVLVVGPSPAFLTYIEQVLPSLGETGVVMASLGSLYPGLHTTVHDRRDVAAVKGSAEMADLLRRAVRSRQVVPTETVTLDVEGERLVVPPQLVAEAMRRAQDRGKPHNVARVTFNKTALDAMTRLLAEQLRQRGTTVDEADEKVLREDIRSSHDARVLLNTAWLPLPAEKLLEDLYARPNWLESLTPNWTPERRALLRRARGSGFTVEDVPLLDEAAELLGVFDPTGGAAKRQAKASRNRDIENARQAIENMGVEGIVSAEQVAGAFAEGGDPRSTAERAAEDREWTYGHIVVDEAQELSPMQWRILARRNPLRSFTIVGDMAQGSSPGAARTWDDVRGALARRRRGRAPQVPLDSRVEELTVNYRTPRSIVEAAGAFAESAGLTVTANEAVRDGDPVEELTVARADLLDAVAERVDAERDLIGSGTIGVIVPEADVTAVRERLARTDADVRGLGSPRPGSVTVLTGADAKGLEFDGVLLVDPDRVGSDAARAAAAVYVAMTRPTRRLTVLTVA
- a CDS encoding glycoside hydrolase family 6 protein, yielding MPGAQRASTARQWVWIGVVAALVVAVVVAVTVVLPRTGDRQVVHRKSVAEAWPGGLAHQPSSANQPRWHVTAAREAGQVATAERLAVIADQPIATWLTDPSVPETVATVERVLAAARTQQKTPVFVLYAIPDRDCGHWSRGGTTADAYLPWVRAVVRALAGSQAVVLVEPDSIAQIAVCARLRDTRLPLLREAVGALSGHGLTVYLDGGNENRVPVPTMADWLRRAGVDRVQGFATNVSNFYRVDQERAYADELADTIGGDPHFVIDVSRNGQGWRGDWCNPDGAGLGQTPHVTRGTTRLDALLWVKTPGLSDGSCNGGPAAGEWWESYALALVANRKRD
- a CDS encoding protealysin inhibitor emfourin translates to MQIVVRRSGGFAGTTRSWRVDTDSRPDQDRWDALVGALPRDVAGPADDDGVRDDFVWTVSVARTTVTIPGRRLDGPWATLVERVRDQGEPG
- a CDS encoding aldo/keto reductase translates to MAGVPEVPTLELNDGHRIPALGLGTYSLDGDDGVAAVGAAITSGYRLLDTALNYGNEDAVGRAVRESDVPRDEFVVTSKLPGRHHGYDEAHRSVDETLANLGLDHLDLYLIHWPNPSVGKFVETWKAFVDLRDSGKVRSIGVSNFTPEHLDRILDATGVAPAVNQVELHPYFPQAGLRAVHERLGIATESWSPLAKQSELLTEEPVTAAATAHGVSAGQVVLRWHVQLGAVPVPKSGDPDRQRENLDVFGFTLTDDEVRAISALERGRLWDGDPDTHEEM